The DNA region CGAGCTTTTAAAGAGGAGAACTTCAGATTAAACCGGATTCAGGCAAAAATCTGACAGTTTGAACCTCAGATGATCCTGGGAGGAGAATATTTATCTACTGGGATGAACTGCTGACCCTTCAGCTCCAAATCCTGAACTAAAATATGTCAGAAACAACTTTAAAAGGAGGAAAGTTAGACTgcagcgccctctggtggaaaCAAGAGGACATGCGGgttgaaatatttacaaaattataaaaaaatattgttaaaatgtgttttattataaaaagtaCTGGAAATTTAGGATTAGTCAAGTAATATTGGTTTGAGTTAAATGGGTTACGtcaatataaaatattgtttaagcGATAAACCAAATATCCTGGAAgttttagaaaactttaacttgtattttccaggaaaatattcagaaagtTTCAACATGGCAGTCTGTCTTTTCCAATTAAGCAATTTTTAACCAGAAAATAACCTGTGACTGAAAACTAAGCACTGAAATCTTcactttcttcagattttttaaactttttttttatatatataaataatcattttcagtGATATTAAACCAAGTTTTGATGTGGATAAAAGACTAGAACacataaatgtacaaatgttcCCAAATATCCGGTTATGTGTGGATTAGAATTAGGAAAGAAGAAAGCACAGCTAACAGCTGAATGTCTCCCCTTAACGACGGAAAAGTCAATAAACCGTTCAGACGCTTCAAAtatctcatttattttcacctaaAATAATCCAAACTCAAACTTGGGCTGGATCCAGTTAGAACCGGGTCGTTCAGGATGCTGTGAAAAAGTCggatattgtaaaataaaatttgggtCGGATCCGTTCGCCGTGTGAACGCAGTCAGGaaacagatttcaaaataaaaaaaatggaaaagccTAAAAGAAACTAAACGCAAAGCAGTGAAGAAATATGGAAAGACACCAGTGACAATAACTGTATATGGCAAGACCTTAGTGACAATAATAAGCAACCCAGAAATGACCCATAGATTGTTGCAAATACAGTAAAAACGTAATAAAACGattataaaaagaagaaaacgttTCCTCTGCGTGATGCAGGTTGAACTTTTGGCTCAGATTAGTCAGGCTTGCTGTGAATCAGATGAACTGAAGCGGTTCGGTTTGTCTGACTTCTGAACCGCCCTGAGTTCTGCTGACCCAGACGAACCGACCCGGAACGGTTCTGACGGACTGAAGGACACCTACCGCCTCCGCAGCGTCCATCTCGTTCCCGGCGATTCGCGGCGCTCCTGGGGAACCGGACGGTGCTTTCAGTGAAACGGCGGCCGTTGTGTAACCTCAGCTGCCTTTCAGATCCTCCATTCAAACTTCCTCTGGGTCGGTTCCTCTTCCCGCTTCCCCCGCCTGGCGCTCCGTCCGCGTCACCGAGTCACACTCAGGTGTTGCAGCAACATTAAAGACGTCAGAGGCAATCAGaggaaatctgttttatttaacatcCAAACATTCACAGCGACTCCTTCCCATCAGTGTTTTACAGTCTCAgtgttttaaaccattttagtgcaaatattctGTTACGAAACAACAGAAAGGATGAAAAACTTCAAACTTCATACGAAtaaattctttcatttcattaaaactCTCCTTTATCCTGGGCTGCTGTTGGATTTGtgcttttgatttaaaacagattcaagaaattacaaatgagttttagaaaaatcatttagGGGtaaaacgattaatcgattaatcgtgattaattgtaattaatcaaatattgaaattatggtaaactaatttagcaattgaTTCATCGTTAACTGaagttaaaaaaggaaatttgctgaaacaacaacagagtcagagaagaaatgaagccaaaactaaacaaaaatttatataaattttgcTTGTAAGATGAAAAACCTTCTTTCACACAGAACTCAAGTAGtttcagcttcacctggttctgaaaaaagaatttaatttgttttctttattgcatcttttaatgaaTTTCTTAAGTTgtataaaaaagataaaaagtttgtgcattttgtttatccgattaatcgtcagaatatttgattactaaaataattgttagttgcagccctaaaattattttaaaaactgatcaaACTTTGATTCCTGCAGTTTAACCTAGCTATATTCATTTCATGTCTTATTGCAAAACGTTCCAGGATATTTAAGCTCATAATTTATCCTGAAATAGGAATTGAGATTATTTCAGTGCAAGGTTGATTCAGGTATTTGTAGAAATGattatttgtccttttttccctttttgttaAACCAGAGTCTTACAGTTTTTCCAAAAGACCGAATGAAAGCGCCTCTGTTTCGGCCTTCTGCAGTCTGAACATGGTTCTCTTTTCttctgagtttttcttcttcatgttttgCGCGGGACTCCGAGAGACTTCGTCCTCTTGGCGCTTCCTGTCCGCCGCCCCTCCATGAGGAAAACTCCCTGCCAGCCGCTGGACTTCTCTGACTCCTGGTTGGGACCGATCTGCTCCTCTCTCCCCTGGTCCGATCGGCCGTCCGTCCTCTGGCTCCTGATTGGTCGACCGGGCCTCCCTGAAGGCTCTGCTTCAGGTCGTAGCTCTCTTTGGACGGGCCGACCAGGTGGAGTCGGTCGTTCTTCTCACACACCAGAACTGAATTCAaggatttgttgttttctcgGATTCCACCTAGAAGGCGTTTTCCTTCGGCGCTGAGGTCCGACAGAAGGACTTCCTGGGTCCGGAGGGTTCTGCGCAGGCCGtccaggaggagctgcaggtcTGTGGACACCGACCCGGAGTCTGGACCCTGCAGGGTGATGATGGTGCTTTCTTCCTCTGCCTTCACGTTATGTCGGACGTCTCGTCGGGTCAGGAGgtcgtccagctgctgtttccTGAAACGCTTGGCGTACATGTAGACATCGGAGTCGATCACAATCTCCTCACCTGGAGTCCGATAATCCGGCGCCTGGTGCTTTGGACCGGAGGAGGTTCTGGGGCCCAGAGAGGCCGAACGTCTCCGTACGGAACCTGGATCTGCGTAATTCCTGCTTTGCTTTGAAATCGCTCCGGAGGAAGCGGGCGGCAGATCCGAGGAGGAGTGCGGCGTCGCCTCCATGAGCCGCTCCAAACGGGCCTTCACTGCTTCGAGGTTACGGAACCAACCCGCTACCCGGACCCGACCTCGGTCCAGATCCGTCACCTTAAAGTAGTAGGACTGGAGGAGCTGCCGGACCTTCTGCTCATCCTGGAACCGGTCGATGAGAACTGTGGCCTCGACCCAGAAATCCAtctacagaaacaaacaaaaaaacacattcagtttatggctgcaactaacgattagtTTAGAAATCAATTATCCTGACGATTGATTGATTATCCTGAAGATTAATCGGTTGTGCCATTGATTATTCTGCTGATTAAtcaatttttctgtttgttattctgctgattaattgattattctaatGATAAAACTATTATGCTATTGAGTATTCTGATGACTAACtgattattctattgattattgatGATTAATGCATTATTGTAATGACTGACTATCCTGATGCTTAATTATGCTGATTATCccgatgattaattgattattctttTGGTTATtctgaatattaaataattattctatcaattattctgatgattaattaagaaaatgtaattctgcagatttttctttcaaccACATAAGGTTTGTAATGAAACtttacaaatacattaaaagattgaaataaataattcaattccttttaaaaaaaataaaaaacattttatttcagcaacataatttctttagtgaacgtttgatcatttgtagcaaaagatgcatTAATATGAGGTGAAATGTTGACAAACATGCAGAgtttacacaaaataaatctgtttgggATGGACGCCCCACCCCAGAATACATGTGGCCCTGGGCTGCTGCCCCATAAGACCCGTCTAGAGTTTAACTCAGGGACAACAAACTGAGTGGTTCCCTCCCAGCTGTAATCCTGGAGATAAGAAACGAACTTTGATCCTGCCTCGTCAcgctgttctggttctgcaggacaacttttcattttctcagaGCTGAAAtctataaattaaaatctgatcaCTTTCCAGTAAATCTGCTGATAAAAACTGCAGGGAAAAAGTCGAATCAGGACGTGATTTGGGAATTTTGTCTCACTTGGAACCCCGTACTAATTTAGtttaccacacacacacacacacacacacacacacacacacacacacacctgaacaAACTGAGGTGATCACGTGACCAGGTAATTAATCCCTGAATAATCTGCTTTTCACTCTCAGCTTCTGTTTTTGacttttctcatattttatatcaacatgttttgtttatttccttcagtCTGAACGAATCAACCAAAGTGAAACTACCTGtcagctgtttgtgtgtttggttcTTTCTGGACCAAAAACTCAGAAACCGACCAGGAAGAACCTTAAATATaggaattaaaaatgttgtgcaTATCTAtagacacaataaaaacatacaaatattttccacagaCGTGACAAACAGACCGTAATATTATTTATTCCTGTGTAATTCAGTCTGAAGGCTAGCAGCTTTAGCATTTAGACTGAGAGCTGAAACCATCTGGAGAAGCTGAAACTTACTGTAAATTTTACTTCTCTCTACTTCATTGCTCCACTCCTGGGCGACTGGACAGCGGGACGAAAACGAAACTGCTGACGTCATATCCGACTCAGACCAGTTCGACCACAAACCCAAAACCAGCAGCCTGAAATGCGGACGTGGTTTCACAGCCTCGCTTCTCAAATCCATGGAGAAAGTAAACAAAATCCtacaataaactttattatttcaGATCCCTATATGcctttaaagttaaaacttaatacttaaaaataattaaatgtactcattttccttaaaaatatatattttatggattaaaaagactaaaatcgCTCGTGAATTCCGAGCTCCGCCGCTAGGGGTCACTACATCCCACATTAATACGTTGAACTGCTGACTcccaaaacaattaatttaaacacatttaaaagccaattttactcaaatatttatttaattttatgtttatgttcgTAATAGTTTAAttcttgctctttttttaatatttgctctctgaaaaatattttttattttttctgatccCTTATTGACGTTTAAAAAGATAATAGtttaacaaaaactaatttttgtaaaatattttgattttctgtgcAAATCAGtaaattcaggatttttttttcatcccacTGATTAGTGTAAACGTCTGGCAGCAGTGGAATATCAAATATTTGacttaacaataaataaaagcacaaatagaTAATTCAAGTCAACATTCAGATACATAATTATACTATGCAAACAATGAGTTCGTCCtgtttttatgcagaaatgctATCATAACACTGCAGTAGCATTTATCTATAAAAATCattccaaacatttttattaattcttgaaattgaaaatgaataaagactcattttcaaataatgtagcaaattttaatattaacatACATAAAACCTGCACATTTGAACATCAAAGAACACACCACTAGgtatattttaaacatgaaacatttttcttaaacgGGACAAATATTATAGCATACCGCAGatcattgtgaaaaaaaaagaaaaacaaagttataaTTTCCAACACCATCATTTCTCCtccaaaaaagagagaaaaccttttttaaatccatttacACCCAAAACATCACATAATTCAGTAATTCATACTGCCAAAGTtcttttaaagtataaaaaatgtttagaaatccAATTTCCTTCCCTAAACTTGAAATACTTTGGGAAACTTTTTTTATAGGAGGtggttaaataattttattatgacaCTAAACAAGGGATTTCACCTAATTTCCTActgatataaaatgaaaatcctAAAACTAGGTGTGTGTACCTGCATGCAGAGTGGACGACGACTCACAACACggtcaaaaacattttctaaaaaccaGAAGAAGAACTTCAGGCAAACAGCCACAAataagaaaactgaaacatttccgGAACCTGGAAAAGTTGGTCCCAAAcctaaaaaacatgaaacaaaatgtataaaagccTACAGATGAATTCAGGACTAACTAGTTTTCAGGGAAAGTTTTGTCTCTTATTCCTCCTCAGAGGatttttctgggttttctgCTGTCGATTTCTCTTCggtcttttcttcttctgtggagAAAGAACCAAACCGTTAGCGCCCTCATTAGCTGGCTGCAGGTTTAATGGCGGACGGCGTGAAGATTCACCTGCTGTGGGTTTTGTGGCGGCTGCAGCGGACTCTTTGTCTTCAGCGTCACACCTCTTCAGAGCCACTTTCACCTTTCTGGTCACTTCTGCGTGTTTGGCTGTTTGGATGGCAGCCTCCTCGTCTGAAATGCTGCTCGGTAcgtctgaaacaaaaacaccacCATGACCAGGAAGGAACAAACGCCACTTCTGTCAGCTATAAACGATTTTTCTTTACACACATTGGAGTACCACAGGGTCGAGTGCTCGGGCCTAAAACTTTACTTTACCTGAAATACCTGAGCTATCTCTGTAGCTGTGTGGGCTTCCAACCCTGCTACTTTCTCCTGCTACTCTccactttgcattatttgctgttatttcgGCGTCTAGCTTTATTCTCTGCTGTTGCTCTATAGAAAGTACGCCTGGTTCCTTCTTTCCCTCAGCCGGTGGCCGCTCATGCTGATCTGGAGCCGTTGGAGGATTCCTCTCCAGTCGtccctctccactgtcaccgcGTGCTTTCTCAGAATGAGGGAAAGCATTAAAGTCATGATTCAGTTCAAACTGCTGatttctaactgacctaaactGTAGTGTCAGAAAAACGTAGCACAGTTTGATCACATCGTGTGAAGATAAATTGTTTCTTCAGTttattcaaaacatgttttctggaaacaggaggaaaaatttcagtgacaaataaaatattttttaatgaaaaaaataaaacattaaaaacatctggaactgaaataaagtgaaaaaagatttgaacaaaaaaagagtaggaagaaaaattaacaaaacaaaatatttaaaacaaaaaaataaatttgaaagaaaaaacatttgaagctgaaaaaaaaagatttcaaaccataaaaactatgaaactgtttcaaaatcttttcagatccaatttcattttgaataaaaattatgGCTCCAAATTAGCTCCATAAAATTGGACTATTTTTATTAGACTGCAGGTACaaaactaaatgtgtttttcaaatgACTTTATTCCTGAGATTTATTTGAGGTTTTCAGGGAACCTGCTGACTGAAGCTGGACCTTTTCAGCCTTTTTGtgccacattttgttttaaaatctgggATAATTTCCAGCGTCAGTAAAATAAATGCTGCAACATGAAACATTATCCCAGAAACCAACAGATTATCACAAGAAAAATGTCGCTTAAATCCAACGTTTGCTCTTTTTTCCGGAAACAAATAACAATATTTTGTGAATCTAATGATTCACAAAATATTTGCTGAATCTACAGAAATCAAGACAACCAGAGAAATTTAGATCTGCTGTTTACTAAATCATTTGAAAGCGATTTCAAAATTTCCACTTTCATCCCAGTGAAGCTGTTTTTAcctttccatgttttctgcttCTGATTCCTCCGTTTCCGGGTCGAAGcttttgttctgctctttgttctCCAGTTGGAGCGATTCGCCGCAGCTTCGTCATCTGAGCTGTCGTCATCATCCCAGTTTCCTGCCAGGGAAAAGCAGCAAACGTTAAGACGAGTGATTGGCAGCGTTTAGCCTGCATCTGCTGCTGCACAACCTGAGGACTTCTTCGGCGGTCTTCCTCGCGGCCTCTTGCTCTTCGTGGATTTCCGACCCGGTTTCTGCCGGGGAGAGCCGTCGCCGTCGGAAGACGAAGCGTCTGAAAAACAAACCGGCAGGTTAGCGGCCGAACTGATCGCAGAGGGAATCGAACCGGCAACCGGATCACCTTTCAGGGATTTTCGTTTTGAAGCCGTCGCTCTCCTTGATGAATCGtttgtcgtcttcttcgtcacAAGCAGCCGCTCGTCATCAGAGCTGTGTTCGCTCGACGTCTCAGCGTAGTTCACTTAAAAACAAGttcaaatgaaatgaatttatTAGTTTCAATTTAGAgggaagcatttttaaaagaggaagagttgagatttaaaaccgaaaataaagatctgaaactaaaaattaatcaaagatttgaaactaataaaaagattaaaaattaaaacaaaaacaggaaaagagaTTTGAGACAAAATgatttcaaactaaaaatagatttcaaacagaataaaaaattttaacaaaaaaagatctgaacctgaaatagaaaaacttttaaaactgagaaaaagatttgaagctgaatttgatattttgaattaggaaaaaaacattttggaaaggCAGATTTGGGCTCACCGCTCTTCTTGGAGGCGTTCCTCTTGGACTTCACAGCCGGAGAGGATTTAGAGAACAGCTGGACGggtttcctcttcctcttcgcAGGAAGTTTCTGAGCAACTTTGGTTAACGGCTCGTCGTCGGAGCTTTCGTCGCGCTCCGACGGCGCTGTGGcggaaaagaaaacaaccgCTGCGTTTTATCTCACCGCTTTATTCATCAGGATGagaaaacaaccagaaacatAGAAAGTAATCCCACCTTTCTTCTTCCTGCCTGCTGGCTGCTTCTTCCTCCCTgggattttcttcttcttcgctGATCTGCCTGGAGGTTTGGAGGTTTTCACCTGATGATCGTAGTCCGAGTCACCAGCTGCGTTTGAATCTGAGGAAACAAAAGACAGATAAATATTCCCAGCAGCCTCAGGGAGCCGAGCTGCAGAAACACCAGGATGTGTGAAAAATCACCAGAGTTTCTGTCCTCTGACTCGTCAGATCTGGGAGGAGAAGattcctttttctctctcgctgctgctttcttcttcttggttaGCGGCTCGTCGTCTTCGGAGGCGTCTGGAGGATTCAGAGGAAAAtcagaactaaacaaaaactgtcaaaataaaacgacaaaaatgaaactgaaacaaaaaagattttaaataaaaaaactttaaagtgaaaaaaacctgaaactaaaaaaaaatttaactgaagaaatgatttaaaacaaaaaagaattaaaacaaaataaaacatttataacagaaataaagtaaaagaaaaaaaaagatttgaaactggaattttaaaaaattaaatgaaaacaaaactggacaGAAAGATTTGAAcattaaagattttaaagtgataaaaaatTGACACTaccaaaaaaaagatttgaaactggaaaaaacatctgaaacttaaaaaatatttaaaacggaaaagatttgaaactgaaatagaaaaacatctaaaaccgaaaaaaaattaaacaaacaaaaaaacagatttaaaacaaacaaacaaaaaaacgatttgacaaaaaaagactCCATAGAAGAGAAATCCCACTGGATGCTGAGccggtctagtcaaagtccagcccACTGGTGTACTGAAATGATGCACATATAAATGCTGCGTATGCACAAAAACTGCTGTGGTGTGAAAATGTGCATAAATATATAGAAACTTTTCACAAagtacagaaatatttaatatgcaGAAACATAACAGATAAATTCAGGAAATCGTTGTGTTGAGTTTCTTAATGCAACAGCAAAGAATGATTGGAAAATCAGATGTAATTTATTCTAATTAGCAGAAAAGCAATTCCACCTTTCTTCTTCCTGCCTGCTGGCTTCTTCTTCGCTGATCTGCCAGGAGGTTTGGATGTTTTCAACCGGGGATCGTAGTCCGAGTCACCAGCTGCCTCAGAATCTGAGGAAACAAAAGACAGATAAATATTCCCAGCAGCCTCAGGGAGCCGAGCTGCAGAAACACCAGGATGTGTGAAAAATCACCAGAGTTTCTGTCCTCTGACTCGTCAGATCTGGGAGGAGAAGattcctttttctctctcgctgctgctttcttcttcttggttaGCGGCTCGTCGTCTTCGGAGGCGTCTGGAGGATTCAGAGGAAAAtcagaactaaacaaaaactgtcaaaataaaacaaacaaaatgaaacaggaaaaaatatttaactgaaaaaaattattttaactgaagaaaaaggattttaaacaaaaattatatataaaatggaaaataatgaaactgaaaaaaataagaaaagtatttgaactgaaaaaaaatatttaaaactgaaaaaaataaactaaaactataaaagaacttaaaactgaaaatgaaacctgaaaaatgaaattcaaactaaaaacaagatttaaaacaaagaagaaaatgatttgaaagACAAGAACCTAGAGAAAAGCCTGGATGCTGAtctggtctagtcaaagtccaggccacTGGTGGACTGAAATGCTGCACATATAAACGCTGCGGCTGCGCAGTGCAGGGTGTGAAAACTCAGCTGctcacatcagcatcaaatcgGCCTCGTTTCACCACATCACTCCAATTTTACAACAACTTCACCGACTTCATTCAGGATTCAATTTGAAATCCTGTCGTTTACGTTGAAGGCAGTTCATAACCCGGCCGCCGCTCATCCGTCTGATCTTCTGCCGTTCCCGCTGTTCTTCCTCCTGACATCCGGAATCCTGACCTtcaaagtacaactcaaaactcACCTGTTCAAGTCAACCTTCTCACTTTAAGGCTCTTAgttattttctggttttgtgttgtttttttaaccgcCTCAcgtatttttacaaaaaaatacgGAAGTAATGTGACACAGCAAAAACTGGTTGGAAAATCTCAATCAGAGgtaatttatacaaataaacatttacagcagagcagaagaagaaagaaatcccACCTTTCTTCTTCCTGCCTGCTGGTTTCTTCTTCGCTGATCTGGCTGCAGGTTTGGAGGTTTTCACCGGCGGCTCGTTATCGGAGTCGTCGGCTGACTTCCTGTCCTCTGAGGCGTCAGATTTGGGAGGAGAAGAatcctttttgtcttttgctgctggtttcttcttctcttgtaGCGACTCGTCATCCGATGAATCATCTGAAGCTACGAGAAATGATATGAAGATAGAAAACTCAGCactaaacacaaacagaaccCATAATGTCTTCATAGAAGAAAGGTGAAGCCAagattttaaggttttatgGCAAAAACTAAGTGCAGAATCAAATTGAAGGAACTTTCAATGATTAAAAAGAATTATCTAAACACATTAGCACACTGTTAATTGCAC from Xiphophorus hellerii strain 12219 chromosome 13, Xiphophorus_hellerii-4.1, whole genome shotgun sequence includes:
- the LOC116731087 gene encoding nucleolar protein dao-5-like isoform X4, whose product is MDCSTASSMVAHRSAGKESSSDEEEFVPLSKLLMRPQNDDKKSCDNANSKKSGASDNSSDDEPPKKPAAKEKKETCPAKSEASEDRNSDSNAADESDNEPQVKTSKPSARAAKKKPVSRKKNASDDSSDDEPLQEKKKPAAKDKKDSSPPKSDASEDRKSADDSENEPPVKTSKPAARSGKKKPAGRKKKASDDSSDDESLQEKKKPAAKDKKDSSPPKSDASEDRKSADDSDNEPPVKTSKPAARSAKKKPAGRKKKASDDSSDDESLKEKRKPAGRKKKASDDSDDEPLTKKKKAAAREKKESSPPKSDESEDRNSDSNADDDSDYEPQVKTSKPSPRAAKKKQTPGRKKKPAGRKKKDASEDDEPLTKKKKAAAREKKESSPPRSDESEDRNSDSEAAGDSDYDPRLKTSKPPGRSAKKKPAGRKKKDASEDDEPLTKKKKAAAREKKESSPPRSDESEDRNSDSNAAGDSDYDHQVKTSKPPGRSAKKKKIPGRKKQPAGRKKKAPSERDESSDDEPLTKVAQKLPAKRKRKPVQLFSKSSPAVKSKRNASKKSVNYAETSSEHSSDDERLLVTKKTTNDSSRRATASKRKSLKDASSSDGDGSPRQKPGRKSTKSKRPRGRPPKKSSGNWDDDDSSDDEAAANRSNWRTKSRTKASTRKRRNQKQKTWKDVPSSISDEEAAIQTAKHAEVTRKVKVALKRCDAEDKESAAAATKPTAEEEKTEEKSTAENPEKSSEEE
- the LOC116731087 gene encoding nucleolar protein dao-5-like isoform X8, with amino-acid sequence MDCSTASSMVAHRSAGKESSSDEEEFVPLSKLLMRPQNDDKKSCDNANSKKSGASDNSSDDEPPKKPAAKEKKETCPAKSEASEDRNSDSNAADESDNEPQVKTSKPSARAAKKKPVSRKKNASDDSSDDEPLQEKKKPAAKDKKDSSPPKSDASEDRKSADDSENEPPVKTSKPAARSGKKKPAGRKKKDDSDDEPLTKKKKAAAREKKESSPPKSDESEDRNSDSNADDDSDYEPQVKTSKPSPRAAKKKQTPGRKKKPAGRKKKASDDSSDDESLQEKKKPAAKDKKDSSPPKSDASEDRKSADDSDNEPPVKTSKPAARSAKKKPAGRKKKDASEDDEPLTKKKKAAAREKKESSPPRSDESEDRNSDSEAAGDSDYDPRLKTSKPPGRSAKKKPAGRKKKDASEDDEPLTKKKKAAAREKKESSPPRSDESEDRNSDSNAAGDSDYDHQVKTSKPPGRSAKKKKIPGRKKQPAGRKKKAPSERDESSDDEPLTKVAQKLPAKRKRKPVQLFSKSSPAVKSKRNASKKSVNYAETSSEHSSDDERLLVTKKTTNDSSRRATASKRKSLKDASSSDGDGSPRQKPGRKSTKSKRPRGRPPKKSSGNWDDDDSSDDEAAANRSNWRTKSRTKASTRKRRNQKQKTWKDVPSSISDEEAAIQTAKHAEVTRKVKVALKRCDAEDKESAAAATKPTAEEEKTEEKSTAENPEKSSEEE
- the LOC116731087 gene encoding nucleolar protein dao-5-like isoform X9 gives rise to the protein MDCSTASSMVAHRSAGKESSSDEEEFVPLSKLLMRPQNDDKKSCDNANSKKSGASDNSSDDEPPKKPAAKEKKETCPAKSEASEDRNSDSNAADESDNEPQVKTSKPSARAAKKKPVSRKKNASDDSSDDEPLQEKKKPAAKDKKDSSPPKSDASEDRKSADDSENEPPVKTSKPAARSGKKKPAGRKKKASDDSSDDESLQEKKKPAAKDKKDSSPPKSDASEDRKSADDSDNEPPVKTSKPAARSAKKKPAGRKKKASDDSSDDESLQEKKKPAAKDKKDSSPPKSDASEDRKSADDSDNEPPVKTSKPAARSAKKKPAGRKKKDASEDDEPLTKKKKAAAREKKESSPPRSDESEDRNSDSEAAGDSDYDPRLKTSKPPGRSAKKKPAGRKKKDASEDDEPLTKKKKAAAREKKESSPPRSDESEDRNSDSNAAGDSDYDHQVKTSKPPGRSAKKKKIPGRKKQPAGRKKKAPSERDESSDDEPLTKVAQKLPAKRKRKPVQLFSKSSPAVKSKRNASKKSVNYAETSSEHSSDDERLLVTKKTTNDSSRRATASKRKSLKDASSSDGDGSPRQKPGRKSTKSKRPRGRPPKKSSGNWDDDDSSDDEAAANRSNWRTKSRTKASTRKRRNQKQKTWKDVPSSISDEEAAIQTAKHAEVTRKVKVALKRCDAEDKESAAAATKPTAEEEKTEEKSTAENPEKSSEEE
- the LOC116731087 gene encoding nucleolar protein dao-5-like isoform X1, whose protein sequence is MDCSTASSMVAHRSAGKESSSDEEEFVPLSKLLMRPQNDDKKSCDNANSKKSGASDNSSDDEPPKKPAAKEKKETCPAKSEASEDRNSDSNAADESDNEPQVKTSKPSARAAKKKPVSRKKNASDDSSDDEPLQEKKKPAAKDKKDSSPPKSDASEDRKSADDSENEPPVKTSKPAARSGKKKPAGRKKKASDDSSDDESLQEKKKPAAKDKKDSSPPKSDASEDRKSADDSDNEPPVKTSKPAARSAKKKPAGRKKKASDDSSDDESLKEKRKPAGRKKKASDDSDDEPLTKKKKAAAREKKESSPPKSDESEDRNSDSNADDDSDYEPQVKTSKPSPRAAKKKQTPGRKKKPAGRKKKASDDSSDDESLQEKKKPAAKDKKDSSPPKSDASEDRKSADDSDNEPPVKTSKPAARSAKKKPAGRKKKDASEDDEPLTKKKKAAAREKKESSPPRSDESEDRNSDSEAAGDSDYDPRLKTSKPPGRSAKKKPAGRKKKDASEDDEPLTKKKKAAAREKKESSPPRSDESEDRNSDSNAAGDSDYDHQVKTSKPPGRSAKKKKIPGRKKQPAGRKKKAPSERDESSDDEPLTKVAQKLPAKRKRKPVQLFSKSSPAVKSKRNASKKSVNYAETSSEHSSDDERLLVTKKTTNDSSRRATASKRKSLKDASSSDGDGSPRQKPGRKSTKSKRPRGRPPKKSSGNWDDDDSSDDEAAANRSNWRTKSRTKASTRKRRNQKQKTWKDVPSSISDEEAAIQTAKHAEVTRKVKVALKRCDAEDKESAAAATKPTAEEEKTEEKSTAENPEKSSEEE
- the LOC116731087 gene encoding nucleolar protein dao-5-like isoform X10, producing the protein MDCSTASSMVAHRSAGKESSSDEEEFVPLSKLLMRPQNDDKKSCDNANSKKSGASDNSSDDEPPKKPAAKEKKETCPAKSEASEDRNSDSNAADESDNEPQVKTSKPSARAAKKKPVSRKKNASDDSSDDEPLQEKKKPAAKDKKDSSPPKSDASEDRKSADDSENEPPVKTSKPAARSGKKKPAGRKKKASDDSSDDESLQEKKKPAAKDKKDSSPPKSDASEDRKSADDSDNEPPVKTSKPAARSAKKKPAGRKKKASDDSSDDESLKEKRKPAGRKKKASDDSDDEPLTKKKKAAAREKKESSPPKSDESEDRNSDSEAAGDSDYDPRLKTSKPPGRSAKKKPAGRKKKDASEDDEPLTKKKKAAAREKKESSPPRSDESEDRNSDSNAAGDSDYDHQVKTSKPPGRSAKKKKIPGRKKQPAGRKKKAPSERDESSDDEPLTKVAQKLPAKRKRKPVQLFSKSSPAVKSKRNASKKSVNYAETSSEHSSDDERLLVTKKTTNDSSRRATASKRKSLKDASSSDGDGSPRQKPGRKSTKSKRPRGRPPKKSSGNWDDDDSSDDEAAANRSNWRTKSRTKASTRKRRNQKQKTWKDVPSSISDEEAAIQTAKHAEVTRKVKVALKRCDAEDKESAAAATKPTAEEEKTEEKSTAENPEKSSEEE